DNA sequence from the Xyrauchen texanus isolate HMW12.3.18 chromosome 35, RBS_HiC_50CHRs, whole genome shotgun sequence genome:
ATATCCAGTTTAAGGATACAATCATTGTCAAAGCAGTGGTGCTCCACCTTGACCTCTTGACCCTTGTCTCACTCACCTTCAGACCAGAGGAGAATTCCACCATCTCTTCGGCCTGCACATTCCTCAGCCCGTACACACGAGCGATACCATCACCGATGGACAGCACGCGGCCGGTTTCCTCCAGATCTGCTCCAGTAGTAGCTCCGAGAATCTTCTGCTCAAGAATGCTGGACACCTCGGCCGTGCCTAAACAAAAATGCAAGCAGAACATTTTAAGCAAGCATGGCAAGATAAGGCAAAAGCAATAGACAGATTGAAAAGAATGGCATTACATAAGAGAACATGAACTACAGACCTGTCTTCTGCAGCCATGGTGAGGTGGTGTGAAGATTCTTTGCTCCAACACATGCAGCAGCCAAATTTTTGGAAACCTGATGGTTAAAATACTAAAATTATAAATTTATGCTAACAACCACCACTTCATTGTAGCTAAACTTTAAATAAGAAAAGACAACCAATACATACGAACCATAAAAGTGAGTTTCATTTGCAATAGCCTAATAAGCCAATATTTGTCTCCTCATAATGTGCATATTCATAATGCGATAAACGCACCATCCAAACGTCCTCCTAAACGTTTAGTGCATGcaagagcaaaaaaataaaaaaatatgcatataCTGAGACAAACCcgattaacccttgtgcatttaaaaaaaaaaaaaaaaaaaagttactcaggtCCTTCGAGGACAGAAATTCtcacgtcaaaaaactgccatcatattattttccactttcaatggagtcaagttttttttaaccaacatgaGTCcggatcataactaccaaatattcatttattttcaggcttttaaccctttaaatgccaccgtttttacacacacacacacacacacacacacacacacttaattcaattggcctgcagtacTCTATAATACTGCAAAcagaaaaagcatgtatttgctccattggctaaacatgagaaaaatggcgccatctggtggaaaatatcaAATTTAGATTTCGAAGCAAGGGCACCGGAATAAAAACAAACCATaagaattcatgatttttttttgctttgggatcaaatattgcagttgtAATGGGTTACAATGGTGGCATTtttgtcctgagtgtaactatttagcgtacagtgtattatagatgtattacagGAACTGTGGTTCAAATTTCAAAATTGCCCTTTGGCTAAATGCATGcagttggcattaacacagccaaaatgatcgcgAGAAAAAAAGCGAAGACAAATGTCGCACAAGTGTTAAATGAACAACAAATCCACTGACAGCATGTCACAGCCCAAGACAGATTTCCTGACCTTCAATTATTGATGTCGTACATTTAAAACAACCTCAATAAAACGTGCAAATGCAGCCTTGTTTGTCTGAAAATCACAACTCAACCGTCTTTCAATTGTTCCCTACGAAAAATCAATGCTGCAAGACTTATTAAATTAGAATAATGCAATAGTTCGCGAGACATACGCAGGCCCTTCACATTGCAAGATGGCGGCGCGCGTCCTCAGGTCACTTAAAAACGCTGACATTCAATGGTTCGGTTTTGTCCATTCCTTAAAACTCAATGCAACTTACGAATCCGGCCCGTCGGGGCAGGGTGCGGGCCAGAGCCGCTGCGACGCGAACAGACAGCATGACTGAGAGGAGTTTGTGTAGTGGAGCACGAGCGTGTGTCCTCCTGCAGCCGGCTGGAGCGCGAGGAACTTGAGTGTAGGAAATGGAGGTCACGCGAGCAGCTCATATACGAAAGTCAGCGCGAGACCCGGATATACTTGTGCAAGACGGAACGACAGATTAGTAatggattttattattattattattattattattattattattattattgaaacagCAAATGTGTTTAACGTGTTCAAATACAATACAAACACTACAATTAAACAGGGGGCTTAAAAGACATAAATCCTATaaagtaatataaataaatatttacaacaaATCTTTGTGCTtcacaatttttaaaaaaaaaatttaaaataactttGCAATCTTATGATAACATTGCAATTCTAtcagaaataaattacatttgtgtACAGTTGACAGTTTCATTtcatggacattttttatttatttaatttatttacatattaaaacCATTTATAATATCAATATAGAAAGtattaaaaaagaaagtaaaagacAATACAAACAGTTAGTGGTTTTAATACAAACAGCATTATgttaaattatacaaattaaagaTATTTACAAATCTTTTGTCTTTACCATTTTACAAAGTTTAATCATGTTGTAATATCCTTGTAAGTCTATCAAAAATAGGTTAATATTgggtttcttttttgaccatttcaaCTTATGTAAAAATAAACTTCCATAAATAATTAGACAATTTACAATAAAAGAAGAGTTAAGATCTTTGttattgtaatgaaaataaagtaaaacGTTGTTTTCTTCAATGGAAAAATAATCTTTTAACAAGATGCCAATTCCAAAATAGGTGGGATAATGTTTCTGGTTCAGCTTAACAGAATGCACATTCATTATTAATGTCAATTTTAAATCTTTTAGTAATATAATCTTTGACAGAATATACTCTGAATAATTTTAAAAGTTACCTCTTTAATTTGATTAGTTATAAGGTATTTAttaccagggttggggagtaatggaatacatgtaatgggattacatatttaaaaatacaaaaataagtaactgtattccactacagttacaatttaaattattggtaattagaatacaggtacattcaaaaagtatttagattactgaagagattactttgcatttcatttgtttcatttaatatttagtcctttcagatggaaaacatttatacatataaataatgtgatccaaagtgcatttgaacagcagtaaaacactttcttatgttgtgttacattcatatgagcagataGAGAAGTAcgcttgaagtaagtttggagcagaaaaaatagaaataaactttgtgtaaattgtcagctttacgctaagctaaaatgctatttctagccattttacatgcacatgttaccagaaacaatcatattatttttatcaagaaaattcacattggatcatcatTTCTCttttctagtaagacatttgatattagggccaaaatcttattcttgataatatttttttattgttttcatgtaaaaatttttaaaaaatccttaaaaaatcctagaaacaacactgcataagatatttacgtttttcagagaatgtatttttaatgtgtattttatcttactataattttaatagtcaaaacaagtgaaaaaaatgtaccagtgctgaagaagtaatccaaagtatttagaatacgtaactgaccttgagtaatctaacggaatacgttacaaattacattttacaggaatacatttcaaaagtaaccctcacaaccctgttTATCACATTGATTCCAAATTAATGTTCCAATATATGACACTAGAGGGAGTGTTATTGCTTCTGCAGATATATCTGATATTGCTATTATTACATTTTCTAATATCTACACCTTCTTTAGAGGAATAAAACTAtaaatcttcttttttttacagattgGAAAATCTGATGAATTCCTGAAAAGCAATATACCTCCTCCAGGGATGAATCTCAATAATTTTTCAAACTCTTTGTGACTAATGGAAtttaataaacatgtttatttatttattatggtgAATTAAATACACTGAATATTACGTTTAATAAATATTCGTAAAATTCGATGCTTTTATACTTGGTACctatatttttttctaatgtaCATAATTTCATCTAAGGCTGTACACTtgcactttttaattatttatttatttttatttttttgttaatatcctaccacacacaaaaaaacagcaaaaaacctGAAAAAACTTTGCACACTGTAACTGGGCGGAGCCTCAATTTGCCATCATTTCATTGGTCAATTGTCATGTGGCCAGCCAATGAGAGCGAGTGCTTTGCGACACCGGAACAAGAAAACAGATTGGCGCGATATTTCAGATGTTTGGATTGAAAGttaatttaaagtaaaatgtattaaatgtgatGCGCAgctagaaaaacaaatgtgtgagaAAAGCAAGATTGTGAGTAATTGTCTTTGTAGAATCAAACAATTATGTTAATAGCTTTTCTGTTCGATGAACACTCTTCTCGAATGCATTGTGTGTTTTGTCATGTGATTTGGCTCTGTGCTCCCAAGCATACTGAAacaatttacagttgaagtcagaagtttacatactcttaggttgaagtcatttaaacaatttttttaaccactccacagatttcatattagcaaactatagttttggcaagtcatttaggacatctactttgtgcttgaCTCGAGTAattgttccaacaattgtttactgacagattgcttcacttttaattgactatatcacaattccagttggtcagaagtttacatacaccaagatAACTGttcttttaagcagcttggtaaattccagaaaattgtactgaattagaggtgtaccagtggatgtattttaaggcctaccttcaaattctgtgcctctttgcttgacatcatggtaaaatcaaaagaaatcagccaagacataaGGAAAAAAAGTGGACCGCCACAAGTCTGGTTtctccttgggagcaatttccaaatgactgaaggtaccatgttcatcggtacaaacaatagcacacaagtataaacaccatgggaccacgcagccatcattatcaggaaggagatgcattctgtctcctagagatgaatgtagtttagtgcgaaaagtgcaactcaatcccagaacaacagcaaaggaccttgttaagatgctggatgaaaccggtagacaagtatatatatatccacagtaaatcaaaataacctgaaaggctgctcagcaaggaagaagccacttctccaaaactgccacaaacaagccagactacagtttgcaagtgcacatggggagaaatgtcctctggtctgatgaaacaaacatttgaccataatgaccattattatgtttggaggatataagggtgaggcttgcaagccgaagaacaccatcccaaccatgaagcatggaggtggaagcatcatgttgtgggggtgctttgctgcaggagggactggtgcacttcacaaaatagatggcatcatgaggaaggaaaattatgtggatatattgcagcaacgtctcaagacatcagccaggaagttaaagctcagtcgcaaatgggtcttccaaatggacaatgaccccaagcatccctccaaagttgtggcaaaatggcttaaggacaacaaagtcaagatattggagtggccatcataaagccctgacctcaatctgatagaacatttgtgggcagaactgaaaaagtgcgtgcgagcaaggaggcctacaaacctgactccattacaccagttctgtctggaggaatgggacaaaattccagcaacttattgtgagaagcttgtggaaggctccccaaaatatttgacccatgTTAAACTATTtataggcaatgctaccaaatgggaatgtgatgaaaagaaataaaagctgaaataattttttctaatattattttgacgtttcacattcttaaaataaagtactgaTCCAAACTGACATGatacagggaatattttctacgattaaatgtcggGAATTGTCAAAAAtcgatttaaaatgtatttggctacggtatatgtaaacttctgacttcaactgtacaaacAACAAGGTGATTCTTGAATCTTACAACACTTGATGGTACCATGTTATTTCAGGTGACCCAATGGCTCAAGAAGGTATTCGGGCAGCAGCCGGTACCAGAGTTTGAAGTAAACACACGCACTGTGGAGATTCTCCATGAGCTGGCAGAGAGCAGTGAGATGAGATGCAGAGAAGTCACGCTGCTCATCGAGGACCATGAGCAGAAAGCAGCAGAGTACAGCAGTGATGGTGAGCACAAGATTGCCATGTTTCACTCGTTTACTTGTCCAGCTTGGGCTGGTGTTCCATAAGTTTAACATTCATCGATGGCAGGTGCCCACCTACAAGAAGTTCTTCTCCAGGGAGTGGGTCTGCAACCCGGAGGAGTTTCCAAACCCACAGTGGATCTGCTATCGGTGCTGGAAGGCACCGCTGAGGTGCTTAAAATCAGGGACACATCGCTTGAGAGGTAGAATAACATGACTTTTTAatgttatgaatgaatgaatgaccaaaatatcggttttactgattcaTGGTTGCTTTTTGTAGCTGTcggtgtgacagggtggagggcgggctgggttgtgattatacacacctggtcccttatcaggctaattaagcctccgagagggataaaggcagattgcggatggtggtgcgaggagagagagattgtttacggacatgtccgtcatgtgtgtgtttgtcttttgtttaagttactcattaaaatattgtttttattgccaggccggttctcgcctcctcctttccattgaactgctttacagtcgGTTATTGCAAAAAATGAACACCGATAGTTGCCGATTGtttgtagtattattattattacacacgactccacatgccgaagtgtccttgggcaagacactgaaccccaagttgcacccaatggcaagctagcgcctagcatggcagctctgccgtcgtgtgtgtgtgtgtgtgtgtgtgtgtgtgtgtgtgtgtgtgtgtgtgtgagtgagtgagtgagattgagagtgagtgagtgagattgagagtgtgtgtgtgagtgagtgagtgtgtgtgtgtgtgtgagtgagattgagagtgtgtgtgtgagtgagtgagtgtgtgtgtgtgtgtgagtgagattgagagtgagtgagtgagattgagagtgtgtgtgtgtgagtgagtgagtgtgtgtgtgtgtgtgagtgagattgagagtgagtgagtgagtgagtgagattgagagtgtgtgtgagtgtgtgtgtgagtgagtgagattgagtgtgtgtgtgtgagtgagtgagattgagagtgagtgagtgagattgagagtgtgtgtgagtgtgtgtgtgagtgagtgagagtgagtgagtgagtgtgtgtgtgtgattgagagtgagtgagtgtgtgtgtgagtgtgtgtgattgagagtgagtgagtgagatagtgagtgagtgtgtgagtgagtgagtgtgtgtgtgagtgagtgagattgagagtgagtgagtgagattgtgagtgtgtgtgtgagtgagtgagattgagagtgagtgagtgtgtgagtgagtgagtgtgtgagtgagtgagtgtgtgtgtgagtgagtgagattgagagtgagtgagtgtgtgagtgagtgagtgtgtgtgtgagtgagtgagtgtgtgagtgagtgagtgtgtgtgtgagtgagtgagtgtgtgtgtgagtgagtgagattgagagtgagtgagtgagattgtgagtgtgtgtgtgtgtgagtgtgagtgagtgagattgagagtgagtgagagcgtgTAAGTGAGTGAGTATTCGATATATTGCCATGTCTTTGCTAAATGATCAAAACTAAGTCTGACAAGCAAATTGTGATTTTTGTGAGTAATTTCTATTCATTGTGTCTCCAGCTTCATGCCTGCAATCAATAAACTGACCAATGATGTGCTGGAGGCAGAGAAAACCGAAAGGAGACTGCAGCAGGAACTCACTGCGGTGAGGAAGAAGATGACTGTCGCAGTTGATCGTCGTAAAAAACTCCAGGAGTAAGGAAACACAAGATGCTCACTGCATCTCATTTTGCTGTTCGTCTCCATTGTAGTGCAATATTTTGAAGATGTGCTTAGGAATTAAGGTTCTCACCTTTTGTATGCCTCACAGTTTACTCTGAAGAACTGCACAGAAATGTCTCAAACTTTTGTTTAGGTGTGTACATATGTCTTTCAGCAATTTGATGAAGATCACGCATATACAACAGGTGGAAGTAGCAACAATAGAGGAGAGACTTCTTAATATGGACTTCATGAAGAGTAAATTCAGAGATCTCACCTGCCGGAATAAGATGGCACAGGTGTTGAAGTGTTTGGAGAACAACCATGAATTTATAGAGTGATTTATCTTTCATCCAACTTTACAAACTCAATCTGTTTTTTCGGTAACCAGAAAAAGTTGGACTCACTGCATATGGAGGATTCACTTTCCCATCAGGCCATTCTTCAGATGTCAGAGGTAACCTTGATCTTAACCTAGAACTTACAGGACGTTGCAGAAAT
Encoded proteins:
- the LOC127629261 gene encoding HAUS augmin-like complex subunit 1 — translated: MCEKSKIVTQWLKKVFGQQPVPEFEVNTRTVEILHELAESSEMRCREVTLLIEDHEQKAAEYSSDGAHLQEVLLQGVGLQPGGVSKPTVDLLSVLEGTAEVLKIRDTSLESFMPAINKLTNDVLEAEKTERRLQQELTAVRKKMTVAVDRRKKLQDNLMKITHIQQVEVATIEERLLNMDFMKSKFRDLTCRNKMAQKKLDSLHMEDSLSHQAILQMSEKIAALKEETLPWKQKLEPYSDLSPSPALARVKIEEAKQELAALDAQLEQKIDFMNTLSR